GTGCCGCCCATGCTGGGCCAGATCCGCAGGAGCCGCGAACGTTACGACGCGCGTCCGGAGCAAGAGCTTCGTTACGAAGGAGGAGGGCTTAGGCGCTCCAAGGCTTCCTTCCGTGCTCAGGCCCGAGCGTTGCTCCCCACTAGTGGGGAGCGGAAACACGCCTTGGCCAGGGATGACTCACACGGGGAGAGTCCTTCTGGAATCTCGAAGGACGTGCTCGCCGTGCGAGACGCCTGGGGCGAGCCGTACAGGTGGCTCTCGAGGAACCACAGGTCCTGTTCGAGCTCTCCCAGGAGCCGGGTGAACAGGTCCACGGTGGCCGGGTCGTCCAGCTTCTCGCTGCGGTGGATGCCCTGCCGGATGGAGGCCTCATACGTGGAGATGCGGTCTACCAGCGCCCGGGCGTGCTCCTCTCCGCTGATGGCCGTGTAGGCATACTCGTCCAGCGCGCTGTTCCGGACGGCTTGGCGGATGGTTTCCTCGGCATAGCCTCCCAGAGCACCGGCCCGCTCGGCGAACTCGTCGACGTGCTTGCGCACGTGGTGGGCTACGTCGTCGAACAGTTCGTGCCGGCTGATGAACTGCCTGCCTCGCACGTTCCAGTGCGCCTGCTTCAGGACGGCAAGACAGGCGGGGTTATGGCGTGAGCGTCTGGGCCGATGGGTGGTGTCGACGTGGGCCTCGTGGATTACTTTTCTTTTTTCGGGGCTTTCTTCGGTTTAGCAAAGAGCCGGTCGAGAACAATCACGGGCAAGGTGCGTGATGCCCCCTTAG
This genomic stretch from Hyalangium gracile harbors:
- the dps gene encoding DNA starvation/stationary phase protection protein Dps — encoded protein: MHEAHVDTTHRPRRSRHNPACLAVLKQAHWNVRGRQFISRHELFDDVAHHVRKHVDEFAERAGALGGYAEETIRQAVRNSALDEYAYTAISGEEHARALVDRISTYEASIRQGIHRSEKLDDPATVDLFTRLLGELEQDLWFLESHLYGSPQASRTASTSFEIPEGLSPCESSLAKACFRSPLVGSNARA